CCTCCAACTCCCGTTACCCTTGAACTCCAAGTCCATCCGGCTTGCATGAGCCCCCTGGCCCCTGTATCCACAGGCCTGCACCCATAATGCCCATGACCCATGACCTACCGAGTTTGGCTTCTTCTGATCCCCCGGGACCCCATGCCCTGACCGGTACACCCTGgactcccacctccccactgaAGCCCCATGATCTTCTCACCCCTGTACTCCCCAAGCCCTGAATTCCCCGGGCCTCTGTGACCCCTTGAGCTTGGGTCTAGGTTTGGGGGAACAATTCTGAGACCTTGATGTCCAAGGGGAAGGAGCCCACCCTGACCAAGACCATGGTGCGTCCAAAGGATGCAGGCACCTATCGCTGCGAGCTAGGCTCTGTGCGATCCAGTCCAGCCACGATCATCTATTTTCATGTCACAGGTCAGTGCTGGGGAATTGGGAGAAGTGGGATTCAGGGTCCTGGCggtggggggcgcgggggggggcGGCTTCAGGGGAGTGGCCTGCTTCAGGGGCGTGGCTTATGGGACATAACTTCCCGTCGGGGTGTGGTTTCAGGCCACGAGGGTATGGCTTCCTGTCCTGAGTGTGGCCTCTGGCCACTGGGCCAGGGCTCCCTTGTGCGTGTGTTTGGGCTTCACACAGTTGGAGGCGTGATTATGTCCCGGAGGGCCTGGGTCCTGGGGCAAGTTACTGTGGGGAGAGCTTGCCTTGGCCTTGGCCGGACCTTCGCGCCCTCCCAGGACTGCTCCTTACCCCTGTTCTATCAGTATTGCCCAAAAGAATCGTGGAGGAGATACCGTCACCAAACACTGAAACAAAGGATGAGGTGGCCCCAGGTGAGGTGACTTTGGATCGCCCCCAGACGGCCACAACCCTCCAGTCACAGTCTCGGAAGCCAGAGAAAGTGCTGAGAAGCCGCCTGGTCGGGCTGCTGATCTGGGGCTTTGTCGTGCTGATAGCCAGCTTTGCAACCGCGTGAGCCACCCACTGAAGAAGGCAGGGCTTGGAgcgaggggagggggcttccAACTACCTAAAACAGAAGGGGGTCTCCAGCCAAGGAACGCTGAGAGCCGGACTTCCTTTGGGAGCGGGGCTTACCTAGGGGGGTGAAGCTTGGATAATTGCTAGAATGAGATCAAACATAGGGAGGCTGAGAGGGGTGTTCCTCCCTCATTAGGACCTAACCTGTTTCTGCTATTTGTACCCCAACCAGGATACTTTTCTCTCGGTCTGGGAAAGTGATCGATTTCATAAAGTCCTCCTGGTTCAGCACTGGCAGTGGAGCTGCTCAGGACTCCGGGGTTTCAGAAGAAAAGACCAGAGAATCAAggagacaataaatatttatctggtTGTCTAAGCATCTGACTCACTCCTCCAGACTGATTCTAACTTTTGGTTCCCCTAGGGAAGCCTGGGGATGGTCTTctgtctgagggaggaggggctgggaaccTGGTCCTGTGGGTCCTGGAAGGGGCCAACTGGCTGCGATGTAATTCCAGAATCAAGGAGTGGGGCCGGGCCAGCCTTCCCCAGGTCTCCTCCCCCAGGCCCGGTCCCCTCACAGGACGCCCCCTCCCCGCTCTTCCTGCCGGTTTCCTCTTGCCTTTTCCTGTCCCCCACCCAGTGCTGGGAGCTAGGGCAGAGGCAAAGGCTGAACAGGAGCAGCGGGGTCAGGAACCAACCAGGGCAAGCGGAGCCAGGGCCCCCGGGCGCTGCCGGGACCCGAAGCAGGGTAAGAGCTGGGGACCCAGCAGTCCAgcaccctcctccctcagacccaggagtcagTCCCCTGCCATCCCCCATCCCAGCAACCAGCAATCCGGgctcccatcccctcctccacccagatTCTGGAGTCTGGGTCCCAGACCCCTCCTCCCTCTGACTCAGGAGTCCAGGTCCCCTTTCACCCCATCCTTACCTCTCAAGGCCTCAGGAGCTGGGGCTTTATCCACCCTTCCCTAGGGCCATGCTGTCTGGTGAGCGGAAGGAGGGCGGAAGCCCCCGTTTTGGGAAGCTCCATCTCCCGGTAGGCCTGTGGATCAATTCTCCCAGGAAGCAGCTGGCCAAGCTGGGTCGACGCTGGCCCAGCGCTGTCTCTGTCAAGTGAGTGCCCACCTCCTCACggctcctgcccctgccccacctgccTCCCATCTGTCCCTGTTTATGATCCAGTCCCTGCACTGGGTAATGCCAGGGAACCGGAAAGAGTTGGCTCCAGTTCCTGTCCTGTATGGGCAAGTGAGATGGCAGGCGGTAGGGGACAGTGGGCCCCAGTGATATAGGATCTGGTGAGGGAAGTGCTGGGCCTGGAGATGGGCTTAGGCCGGTGGACACGGGGACAGGGACGCAGAAGGAGTAGCGGTTTGGttcaccttcctcctctccctgctcaccTGTTGGAATTTCCTTCTGTGGGACtcgcctttatttatttattttctctccctcgctctctctttgcctctggcctctgcccacgCCACCCCCCCATCTCTATACACCCCGCGTCTCTCGCCCTTCTGTCGGTGTTTGTCCCCCACTATCTCTGGGTGTCTGTCCCTCCCTTTCTGGGTCTCtgttcctccccgcccccccactctgggtctctgcccacctctctctttctctaaccCCTACCCCCGTCTCTGCATGTCTTTCTGGTTCTCTCTCCCGTGTCTCTGCTCGCCGGTGGGCTCCCAGGTCTTCGTCTTCAGACACGGGGAGCCGCAGCAGCGAGCCActgcccccgccgccgccgcacgTGGAGCTGCGGCGAGTGGGCGCGGTCAAGGCGGCCGGGGGAGCCTCAGGGAGCCGCGCCAAGCGCATCTCTCAGCTCTTTCGGGGCTCGGGGACCACGGGGTCCGGTGGCACGGGAGCCCCCGGGACTCCGGGGGCCGCGCAGCGCTGGGCCAGCGAGAAGAAGCTGCCGGAGCTGGCGGCGGGCGTGGCCCCCGAGCCGCCACTGGCCGCCCGCGCCACGGCGCCCCCGGGGGTCCTCAAGATCTTCGGCGCCGGGTTGGCTTCGGGCGCCAACTACAAGAGCGTGCTGGCCACGGCGCGCTCCACGGCGCGCGAGCTGGTGGCCGAGGCGCTGGAGCGCTACGGTCTGGCCGGCAGCCCCGGCAGCGGCCCCGGCGAGAGCAGCTGCGTGGACGCCTTCGCGCTGTGCGACGCGCTGGGCCGGCCCGCGGCGGGCGCCATGGGCAGCGGCGAGTGGCGGGCGGAGCACCTGCGAGTTCTGGGCGACTCGGAGCGCCCACTGCTGGTGCAGGAGCTGTGGCGGGCGCGGCCCGGCTGGGCGCGGCGTTTCGAGCTGCGCGGCCGCGAGGAGGCGCGCCGCCTGGAGCAGGAGGCCTTCGGAGCGGCCGACGGCGACGgtgagctggggtggggtggggtggggaagccgGATTCTGGGGGCGGGGCCCTGCGGAGGGATGGGTGAGGCTTGGGGGCGGAgccagggtgggcggggcctgaggGACTGTTGGGACAGGATGGCGGCCGCCGGGGGAGGGGTCCGCGGGACGGGGACTGCGCGGGACCTATAGCACTGGGTCTAGGGGAAGGCGGaggtggggcaggacctaggtCAGCCAGATGGGCTAGCCCGAGGACCTTGCCCTTGGGATAGGTGCAGAGTTGACGGACCGGGCCTGCGATGCTGGGCCGGGGCCGCGGAATGGAGTAATAGGAAGGCAGAGATATTGCACGGGGCAGATGAATGGTCCTGATGGCAGATGGCCTCTCAGTAGTAGGCTGAATTGGCTTGTGAGGGGCAGGGCCTATGTGGATGGAAGCTAGAAGGGGGACGCGCTTGGAGGGTGAGGAAATGGGCTATTAGATCAGGGCCTAAGAAAGGTCGGAGCTTCAGAAGGGTGGGCCTTGGACCAGGTGACCTTAGGCTGGGTCGGCTGCAAAGCCTGAGTGGGGGCTTGAGGGTGGTGCACGGGAAATGAAGAGGTATTTGTATTGGCCAACGACCAGGCTACTTGGGGGCCTAGTATTTGAGAAGGCCCGGCCTGGAACAGGAGGTGCGCCTGTGATGAAATAACAAAGGTGGGGGGCACAGTCTGGCAGGGGTGGGGCCGGGCTCAGAAAGATAGTGTCTGCTCAGGGAGCCTTCTCACAGCTTTTCTGTTCCCGAGTCTCCCTTTGGGAGACAGAGTGGTGTAGCAGTTACCCTCATGGGCTTCCTTTGGGAGACAGAGTGGTGTAGCAGTTACCCTCATGGGCTTTCTTCGCCGGTTAAACACAGCAAAATCCTAGGCGAAGATTCAATGATATAATGCATATAAAGGGTtttagcacagggcttggcacatagtagttgcTAAATAAAGAATGGCAATTATAACcatcattgtctttttttcttttctttttcttttttttccaaaaagcatTCACTGAACACCTTCTGTGGGCCACACATTATTTAGGGCCCTGGGGGAATACAGCGGGGAAATTGACGAGTTCCCGCCCTTCTAGATTTCACAGCCCAGTGAGAAAAACATCAGTTCACTCATTCAGCTCATTTCCAATGGgcacctactagatgccagggCTGTGTGTGACAAAGTTCGGCGTGCCAGTGGTGCCCTTCTCTGCTTCGCCTTGGAATGTCAGGGAAGGGTGTTCAAGAGGAGGTGGTTTCTGCTTTCCTTGGGGCAGGATCTTCTCCGTTCTTCGTGAACAGTtctagtgcctagaacagtgcctggcacatagtaggggctcaaaaaatattaactgaaagaatgaatgaatttatgagCTGAAATTACAAGATGGGTAGGAGTCAAGCAGGAAGTGTGTTCCAGGCAccgggaacagcatatgcaaaaaCCGAAATGTGGGAAGCAGCCTCACCTCTTTGCAGCCAATTGTCTCTTTAGAATCTCTAGCTCTCCGAATCTGGCTCTCCCTAGGTCTCTTTCCCGTCTCCGTCtcatctttctccatctctctcggCAGGCACGGGCGCCCCCTCGTGGCGGCCACAGAAGAACCGCTCCCGCGCGGCGTCAGGTGGGGCGGCGCTGGCCAGTCCTGGCCCGGGGTCGGGGTCAGGGCCCTCGGCTGGGTCCGGGGGCAAGGAGCGCTCGGAAAACCTGTCCTTGCGGCGCAGCGTATCGGAGCTCAGTCTGCAGGGTCGGAGGCGGCGGCAGCAGGAGCGCAGGCAGCAGGCACTTAGCATGGCCCCAGGGGCAGCCGATGCCCAAATCGGACCTGTAGACCCCGGCGACTTCGATCAATTGACCCAGTGCCTCATCCAGGCCCCCAGCAACCGCCCCTACTTCCTGCTGTTGCAGGGCTACCAGGACGCCCAGGTAAGCGCAACCTGTCCTAACGAGAGAGACCTATGCCCCACCCTTCGGTTGAATGGGCGGCAAAACTACAACTCCCAGAATCCCGTGGGTCGCGTTAGACTCAGGTATGTTGGAAGGTATGGTCCCAGCCAGGTTCCAGAGTAGGAGATAATATCAGAGAAGAGAATGGGAGTGGTGGAGATAGATGTCGGAGAAGGATTTCACTGGAGGGACAAGTAAGCGATGATTCATTTCTTTCAAAGCTGGGAGATAGCAGTGTCTTCCTCTAGGGAGAATGGGAGAGcccactttattttatattttattttattttcccgcGCTGCATgacttgcgggatctcagttccccgaccagggattgaacccgggccacagcagtgaaagcccggaattcTAACCACTAGTCCACCAGGTAACTCCTGGGAGAGCCTATTTTAGAAAGATCTTCTTGGAGACCTCTCTTTCTTGAGGGAGAGTAATGGAAGAGTATCTTCTGGGGAGGGAGATAATTTGTTTGATGCCTGGAATCTTGTTCGGGGTAAGGCTATGTTGTCTTAGGAGGAGTGGattgaatcatttttaaaaaaatatttatttaattaattaatttatttttatttttggcggccttgggtcttagttgcggcacgcgggatcttttgttgcgggcgcggacccttcgttgtggtgcaagggcttctctctagttgtgtcgcgCGGGCTCCGTACTTcgcagcacgcgggcttagttgccccgcggcatgtggggtcttagttccccgaacagggatcgaacccgagtcccctgcattggaaggcggattctttagcactggaccaccagggaagtccctaaatcatTTTTTGAAGTTGATGGTTTACTTTGGAACGATTGTGAGCATTGTTGATGGGACAGGTGGTAGTGAtacttccattttacatatatgaGTGGCAGTAGAACTTGTTTGAGTGTTGGggagcaagagaaagaaaggattgGTGGTTGGGGGCCAGTGGTAAGTtatttcattaaagaaatgtaatGTATTATTGGaaatattcgtgtgtgtgtgtgtgtgtgtgtgtgtgtgtgtgtgtgtgtgtgtgataattaGGAGAATCATTCTTACGGTTTTGTCCACCTTCGGGTAACAGTGGTACAGCCAAGCTCAACACGGACAACTGGGATCAATGGGAAAGCCCACTCTGGAAGGTGGTGAAGTTTACTGAACAGTTCCATTTTTACTCTCAGAGAGGGATCCAACTGGGTTAGGTCACTTGGCTGTGTAAATGGGTGAGAGGTTAAACTATTCAAATAACTTGCATTGGAGGAATTCATTCTTCCCTGTTGGGGCAACAGGACAGGGCAAGTTCATTGTAGGAAGGGGTTTGTATATATTACAACAGCCCATTCCTGCAGACAAGGTTGGTGAATAGGAGGCTCTATTGTGGAAAGGTGGTCAAATTGGAAGGATCTATTCTGGGAATATAAGGAAGTACGTTATGGGAAGAGAGGGAAACATTGGAAACATCCATTCTTTCAGATGGGATTCATGAGAAATTTCTTTGTAAGAGGCTTCATTGGAAGTGTCCATTCCTTGGGAACTGGAGTAAGGGTTTAATCTCTTGGAGAGGAATTTGTTTGCATTCATGTATTCTTGGGTGTCTGTAATGTGAGAGTTCATGTGAGGTGCAGTGGAAGAATCCCTTCTTGGGTTAAGGAACAGGAGAGCCCATTGTAAAAAGGGGGTTCGGGTATTCTGGATCATTCCATTCCTCCAGACAGGGATGAAAAATAGGAGATTCTACCTTCAGAAGGTGATCAGAAATATGGAAAGATCCATATTTCTCAAGAGGCAAATGAACCAATACATTGTAATAAGGAAATTTAGAAATGTGCATTCATGGGGTAGAGGTAGTGGGAGAGAGTTCGGTGTAGGGAGGGGATTTATGGATATCAGGATGACTGTTTTCTCAGACATGAATGAGGAACAGAAGTGTCTACTTTAGGAAGGGGGTTAGACAGAGTGCTTCCATTTTTATAGGATGCAGATGGGAGAGTCATTCTTAGGAAGGGGTCTTCTGGAATGGACCTCTTCATTTGGTGGGTGAAATGGGACACTCCATTATAAGAAGAGGGTCTCGTTGAAAACATCTATTTATAAGATGGGGTTACTAGAAGTGCCACTGTATGGAGATCTCCTTGGAGATGTCCTTTTTGGGGATGGGAATATTGAGAGCATCCATTGATGGGAGGGAGAGTGTCTTTGGAATCCTCCATCCTGGGAGTGGGGGGAATAGGTGAGTCCATTGTAGAATTACAGCTCCTTGGAAGTAAATTCATggggtgggaaaaaaatgaaagtccaTTATAGAAAGTGGGTCTCCTTGGAAGTGTACATTCACGGGGTAGAGATAATGGAAGAAATCTTTGTTCAAAGGGGAAGTCTCTTTAAAGGTAGCCTTGCTTTGGGAATATTGAGAGAAACTATTATTGGAAGGGGAAATGTCTTTGAAAGCCTCTATCACAGGGGTGGAATGATGGGCAAGTGGGGACTGGGTTAGGGAAATGGGAGAGTTCCTAGGAGAAAGGTTTCCTTGGGAAGGTCCATTCTTAGAGGGTGAGGGTAGTGGGACAGTCCATTTTAGTAATGGAGATGTGGTGTCCTTGGAAGCACCCATTCTTTGGGCTGGATGTTATGGGAGAATCCACTGTAGGAAGGGATTGCCTTGAAGGAGTCCATTCAGAGGAGGTGAGAAGATGGGAGAATCCACTGGAAAAAGATCTCCCGGGAAGCATCCATTCTTTGAGGGAGGGAAATGGTAGAGCCCATGTCAAGAAAGGGGTTTCCTCGTATCCGGTCTTCAGGATGGATGTTATGGGACAGTTCACCATAGGAAGTGCCTTTGAAGAGTCCACTCATGGGAGGTCGGAGGTAATTGGTGAGTCCTTTGGGATCCCAGGAGATCTCCTTGGAAGTGCTCATTCAAGGGATCTGGTCAATTGTGGGTAAGGGATTTCCTCAGAAGCATCCAGTCCTCGTGGAGTGGTGTCCTTTAGTGCATCTTCACTTTCCCTCCAGGACTTCGTGGTGTATGTGATGACGCGGGAGCAGCACGTGTTCGGCCGGGGTGGGAACTCCTCGGCCCGCGGTGGGTCCCCAGCCCCGTATGTAGACACCTTTCTCAACGCCCCGGACATCCTGCCGCGTCACTGCACAGTGCGCGCAGGTCCTGAGCCCCCGGCGATGGTGCGCCCATCCCGGGGAGCCCCGGTCACGCACAATGGGTGCCTCCTGCTGCGGGAGACCGAGCTGCATCCGGGCGACCTGCTGGGGCTCGGTGAGCACTTCCTGTTCATGTACAAGGACCCCCGCGCTGGGGGCGCGGGGCCGGCGAGGCCTCCGTGGCTGCCCGCACGCCCCGGGGCCACACCGCCGGGCCCCGGCTGGGCTTTCTCTTGCCGCCTGTGTGGCCGTGGCCTGCAGGAGCGTGGTGAGGCACTGGCGGCCTACCTGGACGGCCGCGAGCCCGTGCTGCGCTTTCGGCCGCGCGAGGAAGAGGCGCTGCTGGGTGAGATCGTGCGTGCCGCGGCTGCCGGCGCCGGGGACCTGCCGCCCCTGGGGCCCGCCACGCTGCTGGCGCTGTGTGTGCAGCACTCAGCTCGGGAGCTGGAGCTGGGCCACCTGCCGCGCCTGCTGGGCCGCCTGGCCCGTCTCATCAAGGAGGCTGTCTGGGTGAGCACTGCCAACCTGCGTCCAGTCCCATCTGCGCCCCAAGTCCTTTCCCGAGCCTCCTCTAGCCACCTCCAACCTTAGTTTCGTAGTTGGGCAGGACAAAACTACATCTCCCAGGATACCTCAGGAAGGGGGCTTGGGCTATTAAGCAAGGGGCCCCAAGGGACGCTGGGAGTTGTGGATTAATCCACAGTGCTTAAAGAGAAGACAGTACAGTAGTACCTATCTTTGCAGCCGGGGGATATTGGAAGAAACCATCCTGGGAGATGGGGTAGGGGAAGAGATCCCTGAAGGTTGGAGCCGTAGTGGGCGAGACCATTCTTGGAGGCGAGTGAGAACAAACCCACTGGACCAGCAGATGGATCTGCCAGGGAGAAGCCATTCAGAGTTGGGGGGGGGAGGCGGGGAAAGTGCCATCTTATTGAGCTGAGGCCTAGTTAGAGGAAAGGTTTAGGAGGTTTTTTTTGAATAGGGGGAAACTCCATTTGAGCAGAAGTAGACCTAAAGGGAGACAGACCACTCTTAATCATAGGTGTGTGTGGGTTTTAAACTGTAAGAAGAGGATTGACTATGCTGAAGCTTGAGGATCAGAGTCCATTTGAAAATTGGGGAGAGTCTCTTGTCAAAAACGAAAAATCAGGGCATTAACTCATAGGCTTCTCTTCCTCATCCACCGCACCTTAATTCTGATCTTACCGTTCCACAGGAAAAGATTAAGGAAATTGGAGACCGTCAGCCAGAAAAGTAAGAGAAACTCTGGGGAGAAGGGTCTAGAGTGATGTAGGGGTCAGGATTCGCAGCCAGTTCTATGTTCACATTTCCATGCATGTTTTAGTGCAAGCTTCTTTGGGAGTCAACTTTTCTAGTTGTGAAATGAGGGTTGGACTCTGACCCCAGTTAGACCCAGATCTCGGGGCTTGGACattttgcgggggtggggggattgggCAAGGATTACAAGTCCCTTCCCCTTTTCCCAGCCACCCTGAGGGGGTTCCTGAGGTGCCCTTGACCCCTGAGGCTGTGTCTGTGGAGTTGCGGCCACTCATGCTATGGATGGCCAACACCACGGAGCTGCTGAGTTTTGTGCAGGAGAAGGTGctagagatggagaaggaggccGACCAGGAGGG
This genomic stretch from Physeter macrocephalus isolate SW-GA unplaced genomic scaffold, ASM283717v5 random_57, whole genome shotgun sequence harbors:
- the IZUMO1 gene encoding izumo sperm-egg fusion protein 1 isoform X5, translating into MDSDVKGELFVKELFWMLRLEKDNFASYAAQFQKAAFCPNKCGLMLQPLIWCSTCQKQVHACRKSLNCGERQVKVHQMEDMILDCELNWHKVSQGLTDYSFYRVWGNNSETLMSKGKEPTLTKTMVRPKDAGTYRCELGSVRSSPATIIYFHVTVLPKRIVEEIPSPNTETKDEVAPGEVTLDRPQTATTLQSQSRKPEKVLRSRLVGLLIWGFVVLIASFATAILFSRSGKVIDFIKSSWFSTGSGAAQDSGVSEEKTRESRRQ
- the RASIP1 gene encoding ras-interacting protein 1 isoform X2; protein product: MLSGERKEGGSPRFGKLHLPVGLWINSPRKQLAKLGRRWPSAVSVKSSSSDTGSRSSEPLPPPPPHVELRRVGAVKAAGGASGSRAKRISQLFRGSGTTGSGGTGAPGTPGAAQRWASEKKLPELAAGVAPEPPLAARATAPPGVLKIFGAGLASGANYKSVLATARSTARELVAEALERYGLAGSPGSGPGESSCVDAFALCDALGRPAAGAMGSGEWRAEHLRVLGDSERPLLVQELWRARPGWARRFELRGREEARRLEQEAFGAADGDGTGAPSWRPQKNRSRAASGGAALASPGPGSGSGPSAGSGGKERSENLSLRRSVSELSLQGRRRRQQERRQQALSMAPGAADAQIGPVDPGDFDQLTQCLIQAPSNRPYFLLLQGYQDAQEKIKEIGDRQPENHPEGVPEVPLTPEAVSVELRPLMLWMANTTELLSFVQEKVLEMEKEADQEDPQLCNDLELCDEAMALLDEVIMCTFQQSVYYLTKTLYSTLPALLDSNPFTAGAELPGPGAELGAMPPGLRPTLGVFQAALELTSQCELHPDLVSQTFGYLFFFSNASLLNSLMERGQGRPFYQWSRAVQIRTNLDLVLDWLQGAGLGDIATEFFRKLSIAVNLLCVPRTSLLKASWSSLRTDHPTLTPAQLHHLLSHYQLGPGRGPPPAWDPPPAERDAVDTGDIFESFSSHPPLILPLGSSRLSLTGPVTDDTLHRELRRLRRLLWDLEQQELPANHRHGPPVATPP
- the RASIP1 gene encoding ras-interacting protein 1 isoform X1, producing the protein MLSGERKEGGSPRFGKLHLPVGLWINSPRKQLAKLGRRWPSAVSVKSSSSDTGSRSSEPLPPPPPHVELRRVGAVKAAGGASGSRAKRISQLFRGSGTTGSGGTGAPGTPGAAQRWASEKKLPELAAGVAPEPPLAARATAPPGVLKIFGAGLASGANYKSVLATARSTARELVAEALERYGLAGSPGSGPGESSCVDAFALCDALGRPAAGAMGSGEWRAEHLRVLGDSERPLLVQELWRARPGWARRFELRGREEARRLEQEAFGAADGDGTGAPSWRPQKNRSRAASGGAALASPGPGSGSGPSAGSGGKERSENLSLRRSVSELSLQGRRRRQQERRQQALSMAPGAADAQIGPVDPGDFDQLTQCLIQAPSNRPYFLLLQGYQDAQDFVVYVMTREQHVFGRGGNSSARGGSPAPYVDTFLNAPDILPRHCTVRAGPEPPAMVRPSRGAPVTHNGCLLLRETELHPGDLLGLGEHFLFMYKDPRAGGAGPARPPWLPARPGATPPGPGWAFSCRLCGRGLQERGEALAAYLDGREPVLRFRPREEEALLGEIVRAAAAGAGDLPPLGPATLLALCVQHSARELELGHLPRLLGRLARLIKEAVWEKIKEIGDRQPENHPEGVPEVPLTPEAVSVELRPLMLWMANTTELLSFVQEKVLEMEKEADQEDPQLCNDLELCDEAMALLDEVIMCTFQQSVYYLTKTLYSTLPALLDSNPFTAGAELPGPGAELGAMPPGLRPTLGVFQAALELTSQCELHPDLVSQTFGYLFFFSNASLLNSLMERGQGRPFYQWSRAVQIRTNLDLVLDWLQGAGLGDIATEFFRKLSIAVNLLCVPRTSLLKASWSSLRTDHPTLTPAQLHHLLSHYQLGPGRGPPPAWDPPPAERDAVDTGDIFESFSSHPPLILPLGSSRLSLTGPVTDDTLHRELRRLRRLLWDLEQQELPANHRHGPPVATPP